From a region of the Rhipicephalus microplus isolate Deutch F79 chromosome X, USDA_Rmic, whole genome shotgun sequence genome:
- the LOC119167594 gene encoding zinc finger SWIM domain-containing protein 3 has translation MKQGCPATVVIAARRTSQQLEITKIDCNHNHEVNKEIFQLYPENRRLTHHEKEYVLPLLDLNVLPNVIAGKLAEKTGKVVTTQDLHNVKRNCHGRDEAEQLLQEIEKCRQQNRAKIIPITDENEELQILFIQTPHMQQAYKSFPEVVLLDATYRTNKLKMPLFVFVVQDGCGESQVIAYAFVASEQCHHVTEMLNLFVKENPCSENTGVIVVDKDFTEISAIRSAFPSAPSIQLCQFHVMKAFRTAASHLARSAEERDKMVTTFNEMLHAPNSSKFEDAQSEFTRFASKDSIEYLEKNWLSIKNMWVRHICDQEFTCGANTTNRVEAHNGFIKTTLSSSTKLHDAVRKLLDLSSSIERKSAHSATLLKTCIFYNHSSNNKIEEACAKVLTPFACGVIRKQFSKLAENDIEVKKTKEKLYHVTFSNGERWHDISIESHSCSCTFSSKMGLPCRHLLAVYVKYDIEPDLDKAVRSRWFKRYQAAFLPNQQAAAENSTPTDQLRILSMPGPNFEKMNRNQRYNFAMRTLKSLADTLADCQPGIFAQRLGFLEDLNSTWLKGGEENKRDCSINLATSSNSECDTQAAENPHSQAVEVENMQKKPEEAENSGQAIELENMQEKAEEPDNPGQPVVVKNVQEKAEETGKSCPIKLPVVKSRGRPAKRIRQRTMKRKRQGEGPVPFKDLSPRSQEKLILTGIAGQEAAARVLNEGGILDESDIEVRPEELASALLDHRVPLPKLKKYFTAEAWLLLSSSLAVKKKGDIWSCAQCKKKDDGEIKMVLCDQCLEWFHWPCASVKKEDLKRHWFCMKCCSHT, from the exons ATGAAGCAAGGGTGTCCCGCGACCGTTGTCATCGCAGCACGTCGGACCAGCCAGCAGTTAGAGATAACAAAGATTGACTGCAACCACAACCACGAAGTGAACAAGGAAATTTTCCAGCTGTATCCGGAAAACCGCCGGCTTACGCACCATGAAAAGGAATATGTCCTTCCTTTGCTTGACCTCAATGTGTTGCCCAATGTCATAGCTGGGAAGCTAGCAGAAAAGACGG GAAAGGTGGTAACAACGCAGGATCTGCACAATGTCAAGCGAAATTGTCACGGCCGAGACGAAGCTGAACAACTTCTTCAGGAGATAGAGAAGTGTCGTCAGCAGAATCGGGCAAAGATAATTCCTATCACAGATGAAAATGAGGAGCTGCAAATTTTGTTTATTCAAACGCCACACATGCAGCAAGCATATAAGTCATTCCCAGAGGTGGTGTTGCTTGATGCAACATATAGGACAAACAAGTTAAAGATGCCACTTTTTGTATTTGTCGTGCAAGATGGGTGTGGAGAAAGCCAAGTAATTGCTTATGCTTTTGTTGCTTCTGAGCAGTGTCACCACGTCACTGAAATGCTCAACCTCTTCGTGAAGGAAAACCCTTGTTCTGAAAATACTGGCGTCATAGTCGTGGACAAGGACTTCACCGAAATTAGTGCAATTCGTAGCGCTTTCCCATCTGCTCCATCAATACAGTTGTGCCAGTTTCATGTGATGAAAGCGTTCAGAACAGCAGCTAGCCACTTAGCACGTTCCGCTGAAGAACGTGACAAAATGGTGACCACATTCAATGAAATGCTGCACGCCCCTAATTCAAGCAAATTTGAAGATGCACAGTCTGAGTTCACAAGGTTTGCAAGCAAAGACTCAATAGAGTACCTCGAGAAGAATTGGCTCTCAATTAAGAACATGTGGGTTCGCCACATCTGCGACCAAGAGTTCACTTGTGGAGCCAACACAACTAACAGAGTTGAAGCGCACAATGGTTTCATAAAAACGACATTGTCATCATCAACAAAGCTTCATGATGCTGTAAGGAAACTGCTAGATTTATCAAGCAGTATTGAAAGAAAGTCGGCCCACTCAGCAACATTGCTGAAGACATGCATCTTCTACAACCATTCTAGCAATAATAAAATTGAAGAGGCATGTGCTAAAGTGCTGACCCCGTTTGCTTGTGGAGTAATTAGAAAGCAGTTCAGCAAACTTGCAGAAAATGATATTGAagtgaagaaaacaaaagaaaaattgtacCATGTTACATTTTCAAATGGAGAAAGGTGGCATGATATTTCCATTGAAAGTCACTCGTGCAGCTGCACCTTCTCTTCCAAAATGGGGTTGCCTTGCCGGCACTTGTTGGCCGTGTACGTCAAATACGACATTGAGCCTGACTTGGACAAAGCAGTACGAAGCCGCTGGTTCAAACGGTACCAGGCCGCATTCTTGCCAAATCAGCAAGCCGCTGCTGAGAACAGCACCCCCACAGACCAACTCCGAATACTTTCGATGCCTGGCCcaaattttgaaaaaatgaaccGTAATCAGCGATACAATTTTGCTATGCGGACACTCAAGTCACTTGCTGACACGTTGGCCGATTGTCAACCTGGTATCTTTGCACAACGACTCGGGTTCTTGGAGGATTTGAATAGCACTTGGCTCAAAGGAGGTGAAGAGAACAAAAGGGACTGCTCTATAAATTTAGCCACCAGCAGTAACAGTGAGTGTGACACACAAGCAGCTGAAAATCCTCATAGTCAAGccgttgaagtggaaaacatgcagAAGAAACCTGAGGAAGCTGAAAATTCGGGTCAAGCCATTGAGCTGGAAAACATGCAGGAGAAAGCTGAAGAACCCGACAATCCTGGTCAACCCGTTGTAGTAAAAAACGTGCAGGAGAAAGCTGAGGAAACAGGGAAAAGCTGTCCAATAAAGCTTCCAGTGGTGAAAAGCAGAGGACGTCCTGCCAAGCGCATTCGCCAAAGAACAATGAAGAGGAAGAGACAAGGAGAAGGTCCTGTGCCTTTCAAGGATTTATCTCCGAGGTCTCAAGAAAAGT TGATCCTAACTGGCATTGCTGGCCAGGAGGCTGCAGCACGTGTTTTGAATGAAGGGGGAATTCTCGATGAGAGTGATATTGAAGTGCGCCCCGAGGAGTTGGCGAGCGCCCTCCTAGACCACCGGGTACCATTGCCAAAGCTGAAGAAATACTTCACCGCAGAGGCATGGCTGTTGCTCTCATCATCCC ttgctgtgaaaaaaaaaggagacatatGGAGCTGTGCACAATGCAAGAAAAAGGATGATGGCGAAATAAAAATGGTTTTGTGTGATCAGTGCTTGGAATGGTTTCACTG GCCGTGTGCTTCAGTGAAGAAGGAGGACCTAAAGCGTCACTGGTTCTGTATGAAGTGTTGCAGTCACACATAG